The Triticum aestivum cultivar Chinese Spring chromosome 7B, IWGSC CS RefSeq v2.1, whole genome shotgun sequence genome window below encodes:
- the LOC123155948 gene encoding B3 domain-containing protein Os03g0212300-like has product MLAGHEPHKVKLWEAGSGCRRLWDMSVVFDGEGHMYLGPGWEHFARAHDLKLGHFLVFRYDGDTLFTVNMFDNTMCRMYYKHDDDASNGSNSRDDEEQSGDDEEQSGDDEEQSGDDEEQSREEEEQSGEVSLF; this is encoded by the exons ATGCTCGCCGGCCATGAGCCCCACAAAGTGAAGCTATGGGAGGCCGGCAGCGGGTGTCGCAGGCTGTGGGACATGTCGGTGGTGTTCGACGGCGAAGGCCACATGTACCTAGGGCCCGGCTGGGAGCATTTTGCCCGTGCCCATGACCTGAAGCTCGGGCACTTCCTTGTCTTCCGCTATGATGGTGACACCCTGTTCACCGTGAATATGTTCGACAACACCATGTGCCGCATGTACTACAAGCACGACGATGATGCCA gcaatgggagcaacagcagggatgacgaggagcagagtggggatgacgaggagcagagtggggatgatgaggagcagagcggggatgacgaggagcagagcaGGGAAGAGGAGGAGCAGAGCGGGGAGGTCAGCCTATTCTAG